The nucleotide window GAACCAATAATTGCAGCGATAAATGGATATTTGTATCTCAGGTTTACTCCGAACATAGCTGGTTCAGTAATTCCAAGCCAAGCAGAAATGGCTGATGTCAGTGATAAGCCTTTCAGTTTTTCATTGTCCTTCTCTACAAACATCATTGCGAATGCTGCTGAACCTTGTGCGATATTGGATAAAGCGACCATCGGCTATAAGAATGTACCGCCGATTGTACCGATCAATTGCAGATCCACCGCTAAGAATGTATGGTGCATACCTGTGATAACAAGCGGTGCATAAAGGCCGCCATAAATCAATCCGCCAATTGCAGGCACTGCATCAAAAATTCCGACAACACCGTCAGTAATTAAGTTCCCAATTGTAAAAGTAATCGGTCCGATCACGATGAAAGACAGGAAACCTGTTAACAATAAAGCTATTGGAGCTACCGTCAATAACTGGAACGCATCAGGAATCCGCTTTCGTAAGAAAATTTCCATTTTCGCAAGAACATACGAAGCTAACAACACTGGCAATACCTGACCTTGATAGCCTACTTTCTCAACAGTCAGTCCAAACAAATTCCATGTAGGAATTTCTTTTGCTGCCCCGTAACCCCAAGCATTCAACAAATCCGGGTGCACTAGCATAAGTCCCAGAACAATACCTAGAAGCGGGCTTCCACCAAATTTATTAACCGCACTCCATCCAATCAAACCTGGCAAGAATACGAATGCTGTATTTGCAATTAAATTAATGATGCTGGCAAAATCGGCCCAGCCGGTATAAACGTCAATAAATGCCTGTCCTTCAAAGAAGATGTCCTTTCCAGTCAGGATATTATTGATCCCCATTAATAAACCTGCAGTAACAATTGCTGGAAGAATCGGAATGAAGATATCTGCCAGCGTCTTGATTGCCCTTTGAAGAGGATTCAAGTTTTGAGCTGCTGCATCTTTTATTTCTTCTTTTGAAGCTTCTCCAATTCCGGTAATCGCTACCATCTCTGCGTAAACCTTGTCCACAAGCCCCTGTCCGATCACGACCTGATATTGCCCGTTTGCGGAGAAAGATCCTTTTACAAGATCTATATTTTCCAGCTTTTCCTTATCCACTTTTCCTTCATCCTTCAAGGCAAAGCGCAGCCTTGTAACACAATGGGTGGCAGCGGCAATGTTATCTTTGCCTCCTACAGCTTCAACAATTTGTTCAACTGCTTGTCTATTCATAATTCCTCTCCTCCTGTTACCGTTTTCATGAAATATAAAAAAAGATTGCATCCAATTTCCGAAAGCTTGTATATACATGTTGTTTACGTTTTCATTTTACTTGTATATACATCAATAGTCAACAATTTTTAATCATCATTTAAAATTCCCAAAACAATTGATTTCAAACAAAGATTTATTTGCGTTTTTTTCAGTGCAAAAATTTATTAGCTGCTAGAGATGTTTTGTTAAAAGCATTGATAGGGTAAAAATAAGAGATAAGGAATTCTAGCAGGAAGGGTGTTTGAAATGTTAGATACAAAAAAACTCGAACAAGGGTATAAAAAGTTCGAATCCAAGGCGAAAGAGTATATAAAAAAACCTGAGAAAACGGATGTTTTATTGAAGGATGCAGGCAAAAAGGCTGAAGATCATAAAGGCTCTCTTGCTGAAATTTGGGACAACCTGCAGCTGCTGTTTGATTTAGTCGGGGCCTGGCGCCGGGGAGAATACCGAAAAATCCCGACCAAATCAATCGTGACCATCATAGCTACGATTATTTACTTCGTATCCCCGATTGATTTAATTCCGGACTTTCTCTTCGGGCTCGGAATTTTCGATGACGCAGCAGTAATCGGTTTTACCTTAAAACAGATTGCATCTGATCTGGAAGAATTCCGCATTTGGAGGGAAAGCCACATAGCGGGCGTTGCCATTATTGAAGAAACCTCATTCGAAGAAAATACACAGAGCCTGAATTAGCCCTATCTTAAGGGCTTTTTTTTCGGGGAAAATATCGTTCTTCCTATAGTTCAAAAGTGGGCTTTTATGGAATAAATACTTTGTCCTATTCTAATTCACACTCCCTTTCCGTACTTTATTATTAATAGTAAATTTTTTACAAGGTTTACTATTATTAAAGTTCTTTAAAAAAAGGGGGATGAATCATGCAAAAACTGTTCATGTTGACTTTTGTATTATTGCTCGTTTTCTCTGGTTCTGTCATTGCCTCTTCTTCACAAAATCAAAATAGAAATGCCAGTCCTGTCCAGGATTATCAAAGTAAATCCGCAGTAAATACTGAAGCGTATCTATGCTGGCAATGCACAAAATATGCCTACCACAATGGCTACAGGACGTGTGTATCGGGCGTATGGCTCACAACCTGTCCAGTCATGAATTAGTAAAACCAGAAAAAGGATGCTTCCTGTCAGCATCCTTTTTCTTTCACCGGATAAACAGCATGAAAATAATGGATTGTCCGGAATAACTTCATACCTTTGACCTTTCAACAGAACGGCAATATAAAAAAGAATACGTTTGTCCGTATTGACAGGAGCAGCGTAAGACTTCCCATCATACACAAGCAGTCATCCACATTAAATTATTTTATAGTGTCATCGTAGTAAATCAAAAAGCAGGTTCAAAATTGAACCTGCTTTTCCATATCTTCAATCATGGCAATCACTTTGGCTGTGTTACTTGCTTCAACTTTATATATGCGTTGCTCTTTCACTCTTTTGATATATACATTTCCATCATTAACCCATAATTTACATTTGTCTGGTTTCCTGCCCTCATAGATTAGTAATAGATCAAAGGTGTTTTCCATCTCCCCTGCATTCTTCACCGGGTTTCGCCCATTTACAGTCCTGTTCATTATCTCCAGCCACCCTTGGTCATCAATGATGGAAACTCCTTTTCTTGTCAGGTTCGAGTGGAGGTTAAATGGTTCTGAAGGGATAGATTTAGTGAGGTACGTAATGACAATTTCGCTTGGTGCCAATAACTCTGCAGGATTAATAGCAGCTAGCCCTTCCGGGGATTGACTTTTGATTTCTGTTAGAAGGTAGGCTGAGCAAACCAGTATCATCACCAATGTCAGGAGTCTGCCTGACCAATTCCTTGCTATATAGCTAATTGACTGATTCGGTCTTCCGGTCTGTAGTATTGAATTATATGTTTTTCTTTTTTGGATTTCCGATCTTGGGATTTGGCTAAGGCTTCTGAAGCTGTCTTTAATTTCAAATGATTTCTTCAATGATATCCCCTCTTCTCTTTAACTCTTTTTTTAAGGCAGCCATAGCCCGCGAAGTAGTGATTTTCACTTTACTTTCGCTCCAACCAAGAATCACCGCGGTTTCCTTAATTGAAAATTCTTTGATTTTTCTTAAGATCAATACCTCCTGGTAGTTGAGCTTAAGTGCTTTTATCCCTTTGTAAAGGAGTGATGTCTTCTCTCCCTTTACGATAATTTCAACGGGAGATGGCTGACAGGATTCAATGACATACTTGTCCAATGAAAAAAATCGCAGCCGCCTTCTTCTTCTTAAGTGGTCAATTGCAACATTCCGTGCGATTTTTACGATCCATGTGAAAATTTGTGAATCACCGTTGAATTGATGAATATGCTTGTACACCCTTAAAAAAGTTTCCTGGGTCAAATCCTCTGCGACTTCCTTCTTCCCGGTCAATAACAGGAGATAGCCGTAAACCTTGTCACTATATTCCTCGTATACTTCCTGAAAACGAATGCTGTAGTGATCGCTCAAAATTCTCCCCCCCTTTTTACAGACAGTTAGACGAACATGCACGAAAAAAGAATCGCTTTTTTCGGAATATTTTTAATTTATTTTAAAATAACAAGAATTCACATTTTTTTCATCGTTCTATTTGACTAGCCTGTTGTAAAATGATCATTAATAATGGATAAGCTTTAATAAAATTTGCCCTAGTTCAAAAGAAAAGAGACTGTCAACAGTCATCATGACCATTGGACAGCCTCTTTCCATGTTTTTATTAGCGATAGCATGCGCAGCCGACAATGATTAAAAGGATGAACAGCACAACGATCAATACAAAACCGTTGCCGTATCCAGCTCCTCCTACGCCGGGACCGCCATATCCACAGCCTCCGCTGTATCCGTACATAATATAACCTCCTAATGAAGTTTACTTAATCAAAATTTAGTAACCGAAACCCCAAGACGCTCCGATTATGATTAAAAGAATGAACAATACTACAAGCAGGGCGAAACCGCCACCATAGCCGCATCCTTCAGACATCGTAACAACCTCCTTTTTTTGTGTCCCTATATCCTATTCAGGCCGGAACAATTGTGCAATAAAACACCGAAAAAAGTACTAGCCCAATTAATATAAGCGTAAGAGTAAAAAAGGACGTGCTGAATAACATGGACAAAAAAAGAGAACCTCAAGTGGTCCTCTTCTTCACAGATTATGCCTATCCTATTTTTACCTGACTTTCCTGTGTTTCACTTAGAAATTCATATGTAATCAACGGATTGACCGGGATTTCCAGCCATCTTGAAACTCCATTATTGTTCACTTTCTCCATGTACACTGGTTTGCAATCTTCCAGCAGACACAACCTTAACGTCTCGAATCCACTTAATTCCCAAACAGCTTGCTCGATTTCTTTCTTTTCTTCCGCAGTCGCTAGAACTTTAGCTTTTTTAGGCTCTAGAAGGACCACAATCAATTCCTTCCGCATCTGTTTTTCAAGCTCCATCCTTGCAAAAGCCAATTTTTTCAGAGTTCTGTTCAGCTGCCACATGCTGATCCCAGCTATTTTTTTATAGATCATCTTTTATTGCCTCCAGTTTTCCCCCAACTCTTATTCTAAAAGACAATTCGAATAAACATAACATTATATTAGGGTATGGAAAAATTTCTAATAAAAAAAGATTGCGAAGCCGCAACCTTTTTAGGTTATATTAATTGGTATTTATAAGTCCAGTAAATATTTCGCGTACTTGGACATCCTGTCTTGTGTCCATTTTGGCGCTGAGACCATTTTGATATCGATATGCTCTAGGTTACCCATCTGCCCAGCCAGATGTTCACGGGCGGATAAGGCAATATAATCAGCAAGCATGCAATCTTCATTCCTTGTAGTCATAACAATTTCGACATCTTTCTCATTCTTGACACAGACTTCATAGACAAGGCTAAGGTTCACAATATCGACTCCAAGCATTGGTTCCTCTATTTCTTCAAGCATTTTATAAATTTCTTTTTTATCCATATTGAGTACCTCCTCCCGCAATCGTCAGGTCAATTATCTTGCTTACTTATATCATAAGAGTTACAGGAAAAATAGTGGAGTGACGCTCTTCACATTTCATATTATTGTCATTATTACAAGGATAATTTGTGTCAGTTTTACCAAGCGAGTTTAATTTCATTAAAAAAGCAGGCTGCTTGTTATTCAGCCTGCTTTACATCAACCTATTACCCTTTCCTGTTTGTTCAATTTTTTTAAATATAAAAGTGTTTCTTTATCCGACGATGCAGGAAGTTGGTACATTGACTGGTACTCCTCAGGCCCTTTACCTGTGATGAGGATCCACTCGCCACTCTTGGCGTTATCCCATGCCTCTTTTATTGCCAAGGTCCTGTCTGTAATGACACTTCCTTTGTTCATGCCAAATACATCGTTCAATTCTTTTAATTCATTGGTCATTTCTTCTTCGGATATTCCGTTCAGGTCATCGAAGGTCAAGGTGAACTCATCACTCATTGCAGCCGATGTTTTAACCATATGCTCTCTTTTTGTCTTGTCCCGCTCTCCACGGAATCCGAAGATATGCTTTACTCTAACTGCCTCATGCTCTTGTGCAGCTTGAAGGCAGTATTCAATCGCATCCTTTGTATGCGCATAATCAACAATGAAAGTAGCACCTTCAGGATGGGAGATCATTTCAAACCTTCCAGGCACGCCTGGGAAAGATTTTAAGGCTTCAGTAATCACGTCTGGAGCGATCCCGATTTCCACCGCTGTCAAGAAGGCCATTGCAGCATTATAGACATTGTGGAGCCCTGGTGATGGGAAGGTCAAGGGGTATGTGATTCCTCCCATTTGAACGTCAAATCTGCCAGCTTCATTCATTCTAATGTCGTCTATTTTCAAATCATGGATCTCATCATACCCAATTGAATATACTGGGATCTTTTTAGCTTTTAAAATACGTGCCAGCCTGTCACCCCACTTCCCCAACCTGCTGACAACAGCAGAACCTTCTTTTTTCATATAATTGTACATCATTGTTTTTGCCTCAAAGTAATCTTCAATTGTCGGATGGTAATCGAGGTGGTCATGGGATAAATTCGTGAACAACCCATAATCCAACTCAAGCCCTTCAATCCTGTATTGCTTCAGGGCATGTGATGACACCTCCAAAACAACAAACTCATCATCGCTTTTCGAAATCAATTCCTGAATTTGTAACGCATCTGGAGTGGTGTTGGAAGGCTTGTACACTTCATTATTTATAATATAAGACACAGTCCCAAGGAGAGAGCAGCTTTTACCCGCATGCTCAAGGATGTGTTTTAAAATGTAAGAAACGGTCGTTTTGCCATTTGTACCTGTAATGCCAATCACCTTATGCTTCCTCGACGGGTATTGATAAAATGCGCTAGCTGCCCTTCCCAATGCTAGCCTGCTGTCGAATACCTGTATATAAGGGACCGAAAAATCAAGCTCATTTTCACCGATGACAGCTGCAGCACCATTGTCTATGGCTTCATCAATAAACTTGTGGCTATCGATCTGAAAGCCTGTTATCGCAACAAACAGATCTCCTGGTTTTACTTTCCGTGAATCCATCTGGATTCCAGACAAATCAGGATCTGCATCATTCCTGTATTTTTTCAAACTGCTGTCCAGTCCTTCAAGTACCTTGGTTAATCTCATTTCCAAAACTCCCTTTTAACAAGCCTATAAACTCCACAGTCGAAATTATTAATGTATATAATATGTCTATTTTTATATTCCCCCAAATGTTTAAACTATGCTCCGTAAATGATACAAGATTTTATTTTTAAAAAAATGAGTAATAGGAAATAGAAAAAAAGACCGGCAATTTAGCCAGTCTTTTACTATTCTTTCCTGTTTCACTTTGAAAACTGGGATAAGTATTTAAAATTCAGTCTGCTATGCTGTTTGAGCATAAAGGCGGAGACTGTGGAGCCTCTTTTTCTAAGTGTATTCAGAGCATTGATCATTTCCTCAGCCGTACCAATTCCGATGCCATGACCATAATATAATCCATTTCCAAGGACTACAGCATTTTCTCCTCGCCAAATTGGTTTTTCAAAATCCGGATTCATGAAATAGACCACATCGCCAGGTATAAACTCATTCCCTTCTAACGTGATGATAGCCAAATCAGGGTCATAATTCCAATTCCAAACGAGCAACCCTCTGAATAAATAGTTGAAATCCGACAGTCTGATCGAATCCAGAACAGCTTTGTAAAAAATGATCACCATTGCTGTGGAGCACTCGAATGCATATTGCTGACCATTTTCATAAATATCTTGAATCGCGTCAGAAGGCAGGACATTCGGATTTAACAAGTAACCCATCGGCCCCTTTGTCCAATAAACTGGATTGAACCTTGAATATTTGAATGAGGTAAAAGCTACTGAAGCCTCCTTAAGCTTCAATGCCGCTTCAATGATTTTCTCCCTAAGATATATGTCGAAAATAAGCTGAAAGGTTGTGTCATATTCAAACATCGTCAGGCTATTATCTAATTCATTGTATATTTCTCTCTGTTTCCCTGACAGATTCTCAAGCATCTGGCCGCTTGCCGAATCTGGAAACCGGATGATTATCATCACACTCCTCCTCCATATTCCGCTAGTTAAACATACATTCTAACTATATGAAGATGAATCGCTTAAAAGACATTGAACAGGTCTTTTAAAAAAATACAGTTCTCACACTTATATGCTTGCCTGAAAGAATTCTTGCTTGTAAAATTCCCCATCCTTGTGCTTTAAGTTAATCTCGGTACTGAGTTTGTTTCAATTACCTAAAAAAGGGTATTTTTATTGAAATCAATGCGAGAAGGAGGCTTTTATCATGACACAAAAAAATAAGAAAAACATTCCTATCGATAATACTCAAAACATGGACAACCCGGAGCAATATGAAACCCGGACGAAAAGTCTTCATGACAAATTCAAAAGTGAATTGACCGTGGATCCGATTCCTATGGAAGACCTTAACCAGGAAAAACAGGAGGAGAAGGATGGCTATCATTCAAAGGATTCATCCTCGAGTGAAAAGAAATACAATGTAGATATCGACAACGAATTATAAAAATCGCCTTGGTACTTCCAGGGTTTTTTAGGTTTATGAAGCTTAAGAAAGAGAATATTAATAACAGACACAAAAAAAAGGAGGAATTCATGTGGATAATCAAAATTTAAAAGAAAAAATCACCCAGGTCCTTGGTGAATCAAAGGTTGGCACTCTGGCAACCGTAGTCGGAAATAAACCTCACTCTCGATACATGACCTTTTTCCACGAGGACTTGACGTTATACACTGCGACAAGTAAAGAAACCTACAAAGCGGAAGAGATTGAAAAGAACCCATATGTTCATATCCTGCTCGGATATGAAGGTGAAGGAATGGGTGATGCTTATATCGAATTACAGGGAAAAGCATCAATCCGTGAAGATGAATCACTCAAGGAAAAATTCTGGAATGAAAAGATGGAAAAATGGATCGAAAGTGCTCATGACCCTAACTACATTATTCTTGAAATAAAACCAGAAACCATTCGATTAATGAACGATAATGGAGAACCAGAAACCTTAAATTTATAATAAACCTCAGGAGATGGAACCAATCCATCTCCTTCTTTTTTGTATTTTTCGTCAAACTTTTGTTGGATTTATATGACAAATACATATTGAATAAAATTTATTAATATCGTAATCTATTGATGGATGCTGCTTGTGAATCATTTCACATTTTTTTGTCTATGTTATCAGGGAATCATTTATTTTTTTACCAATACATGTGAATTATTTCACAATAAACAACCAGAAAGAGGGATTATCGATGCAAACTCCAAAAGTTGTCATTTTAGGTGCAGGATATGGGGGTCTCATAACTAGCCGCCAGCTTGAAAAAACTTTACTGAACGGCGAGGCCCAAGTCACATTAATCAATAAACATGATTACCATTATATATCTACTCAACTTCATAAGACAGGTGCGGGCACTGCCTCGGACGAAAAAATCACTTTACATATCCCTGACCTTTTTAAGACAGATAAAATCAAATTCAAAAAAGGAACGGTACAAGCCGTAGACCCTACTTCAAAGAAAGTCCAACTCGAGTCTGGTGAATTTATCGAATATGATTACCTGATGATTGGCCTCGGATTTGATGTGAGTACATTCGGTATTCCTGGAGTTGAAGAAAATGCTTTTAAAATCAAAAGTTTCAGAAGTACTAAGTCCATGTACAACCATATTCTCAAACAGTTCGCAGCCTATAAAGAGGACCATGATCCTTCAAGACTGACTTTTGCTGTTGCCGGTGCGGGCTTTACCGGTATAGAAATGATTGGTGAGCTAATAGAAGCGATGCCAAAGTTATGTCTCACATATGATATACCTTTGTCGGTGACAAGAATTATCAATATTGAAGCGTCTGCATCTGTTCTGCCAGGATTTGATAAAGAAGCTATTGACTTTACAGAAAGCTATATTAAAAAGAAT belongs to Mesobacillus subterraneus and includes:
- a CDS encoding YjcZ family sporulation protein; the protein is MSEGCGYGGGFALLVVLFILLIIIGASWGFGY
- a CDS encoding UDP-N-acetylmuramoyl-L-alanyl-D-glutamate--2,6-diaminopimelate ligase; translated protein: MRLTKVLEGLDSSLKKYRNDADPDLSGIQMDSRKVKPGDLFVAITGFQIDSHKFIDEAIDNGAAAVIGENELDFSVPYIQVFDSRLALGRAASAFYQYPSRKHKVIGITGTNGKTTVSYILKHILEHAGKSCSLLGTVSYIINNEVYKPSNTTPDALQIQELISKSDDEFVVLEVSSHALKQYRIEGLELDYGLFTNLSHDHLDYHPTIEDYFEAKTMMYNYMKKEGSAVVSRLGKWGDRLARILKAKKIPVYSIGYDEIHDLKIDDIRMNEAGRFDVQMGGITYPLTFPSPGLHNVYNAAMAFLTAVEIGIAPDVITEALKSFPGVPGRFEMISHPEGATFIVDYAHTKDAIEYCLQAAQEHEAVRVKHIFGFRGERDKTKREHMVKTSAAMSDEFTLTFDDLNGISEEEMTNELKELNDVFGMNKGSVITDRTLAIKEAWDNAKSGEWILITGKGPEEYQSMYQLPASSDKETLLYLKKLNKQERVIG
- a CDS encoding YkvA family protein; the protein is MLDTKKLEQGYKKFESKAKEYIKKPEKTDVLLKDAGKKAEDHKGSLAEIWDNLQLLFDLVGAWRRGEYRKIPTKSIVTIIATIIYFVSPIDLIPDFLFGLGIFDDAAVIGFTLKQIASDLEEFRIWRESHIAGVAIIEETSFEENTQSLN
- a CDS encoding NAD(P)/FAD-dependent oxidoreductase, which encodes MQTPKVVILGAGYGGLITSRQLEKTLLNGEAQVTLINKHDYHYISTQLHKTGAGTASDEKITLHIPDLFKTDKIKFKKGTVQAVDPTSKKVQLESGEFIEYDYLMIGLGFDVSTFGIPGVEENAFKIKSFRSTKSMYNHILKQFAAYKEDHDPSRLTFAVAGAGFTGIEMIGELIEAMPKLCLTYDIPLSVTRIINIEASASVLPGFDKEAIDFTESYIKKNGVELMDSTKILECSPTSITLDNGEELPSRTLIWSGGVRGNTLLEKLDLPISKGRIIVDEFLRVQGMENVFCIGDAALFLKEDGTPLPPTAQVTIQQAEVCGPNLIASLRGEQLKAFEYHHKGTVASIGNKAAVGKIFGLKISGFFAALMKQVIEARYLFVLGGPGLVIKQLFKVGKPHSELAISKPK
- a CDS encoding pyridoxamine 5'-phosphate oxidase family protein, which produces MDNQNLKEKITQVLGESKVGTLATVVGNKPHSRYMTFFHEDLTLYTATSKETYKAEEIEKNPYVHILLGYEGEGMGDAYIELQGKASIREDESLKEKFWNEKMEKWIESAHDPNYIILEIKPETIRLMNDNGEPETLNL
- a CDS encoding protein-glutamine gamma-glutamyltransferase; this translates as MIIIRFPDSASGQMLENLSGKQREIYNELDNSLTMFEYDTTFQLIFDIYLREKIIEAALKLKEASVAFTSFKYSRFNPVYWTKGPMGYLLNPNVLPSDAIQDIYENGQQYAFECSTAMVIIFYKAVLDSIRLSDFNYLFRGLLVWNWNYDPDLAIITLEGNEFIPGDVVYFMNPDFEKPIWRGENAVVLGNGLYYGHGIGIGTAEEMINALNTLRKRGSTVSAFMLKQHSRLNFKYLSQFSK
- a CDS encoding RNA polymerase sigma factor is translated as MSDHYSIRFQEVYEEYSDKVYGYLLLLTGKKEVAEDLTQETFLRVYKHIHQFNGDSQIFTWIVKIARNVAIDHLRRRRRLRFFSLDKYVIESCQPSPVEIIVKGEKTSLLYKGIKALKLNYQEVLILRKIKEFSIKETAVILGWSESKVKITTSRAMAALKKELKRRGDIIEEII
- a CDS encoding metal-sulfur cluster assembly factor — its product is MDKKEIYKMLEEIEEPMLGVDIVNLSLVYEVCVKNEKDVEIVMTTRNEDCMLADYIALSAREHLAGQMGNLEHIDIKMVSAPKWTQDRMSKYAKYLLDL
- a CDS encoding YjcZ family sporulation protein → MYGYSGGCGYGGPGVGGAGYGNGFVLIVVLFILLIIVGCACYR